A single window of Rhodamnia argentea isolate NSW1041297 chromosome 5, ASM2092103v1, whole genome shotgun sequence DNA harbors:
- the LOC115740056 gene encoding 1-Cys peroxiredoxin, with protein sequence MPGLTLGDTVPNLAVDTTHGKMKLHDFIGDAWTILFSHPGDFTPVCTTELGKMAAYAPEFERRGVKLLGLSCDDIESHKAWIKDIEAFTVLSNLVHCDRRSKPGAKVTYQIIADPNREIIRELNMVDADEKDASGKEVPSRALHIVGPDKKIKLSFLYPASTGRNMDEVVRVLESLQRAAKHKIATPCNWKPGDPVVISPSVSNEQAKEMFPQGFKTADLPSKKDYLRFTHVD encoded by the exons CAAGATGAAGCTCCACGACTTCATCGGCGACGCCTGGACCATCCTCTTCTCTCATCCCG GGGACTTCACGCCCGTGTGCACGACGGAGCTCGGGAAGATGGCGGCGTACGCGCCGGAGTTCGAGCGGAGAGGGGTGAAGCTCCTGGGCCTGTCCTGTGACGACATCGAGTCGCACAAGGCGTGGATCAAGGACATAGAGGCCTTCACG GTTTTATCTAATTTGGTTCATTGTGATCGCCGATCTAAG CCTGGGGCCAAGGTGACGTACCAGATAATCGCCGACCCGAACAGAGAGATCATCAGAGAGCTCAACATGGTTGACGCGGATGAGAAAGACGCCTCAGGGAAGGAAGTTCCTTCAAGAGCTCTGCACATCGTCGGCCCTGATAAGAAG ATCAAGCTGAGTTTCCTCTACCCGGCGAGCACGGGGAGGAACATGGACGAGGTGGTGAGGGTGCTCGAGTCCCTGCAGAGGGCGGCCAAGCACAAGATCGCCACCCCGTGCAACTGGAAGCCGGGGGACCCAGTTGTCATCTCGCCGTCCGTCTCCAACGAGCAGGCGAAGGAGATGTTCCCGCAGGGCTTCAAGACCGCCGATCTCCCGTCCAAGAAGGATTACCTCCGCTTCACTCACGTCGATTAA